DNA from Leptospira mayottensis 200901116:
TGTGAAACTGATCGATACTTGATCCGATTAGGGTTTTAATATTGAAATGAGCGAATTGTTTTTTAATATCCGCTTCTCCGATCTGAAACATTTCTACGACGGCTTTATTCATATAACGAATATTGAATTCGTTATCGGCAATCATGATGTTTGTAGACGTATTGTCTAAAGCGACTTTCACACGGATTAATTCCTCGTTTTCGATCCTTCTTTGTTCGGCGATTTTATTTTGTTCTGTAACGTCGCTCCACTCGACTACCGAGCCCAAACGATCTCCCGCTTCGTCTATGATCGGATTGGCGATCAGATTAAATTGTCTTCCGCCGATATTGATTGAAGAACGGAATGTATCCGTGAATTTATTGAGAAGCCCTCTTTGATAGGAGGGGTTTTTGTGAAACGTATCGATGTTAGTTCCGATTAAACTGGACGGATTGAAATTGCTAAATTGTTTTCTAATGTCCGTCTCCGCGATGTGAAACATGGAACGGATAGATTTATTCATGTAAACGATATCTAGATTTCGATCCGCCATCATAATGTTCGTAGTTACATTATCGAGAGCCACTTTAACGCGAGTTAGTTCCTCGTTTTCGATCTTTCTTTGTTGCTGGATTTTGTTTTGTTCCGTGACATCGCTCCATTCCACGACGGTTCCTAATCTATTTCCATTTACATCTGTGATCGGATTAGCGATCAAATTGAAATCCCTGCCACCGATGGAGATCGAAGAACGGAAAGTTCCGGTGAGTTGATTCAAAAGACCTCGTTGATGTGCAGGATTTTTATGAAAGGTATCTATATTGGTTCCTATCAAATCGGTAAGATTGAAATTCAAAAGTTGCTTTTTGATGTCTGTTTCGGCTTTACCAAACATTTCCCGAATTGCTTTGTTCATATAAACAATGTCAAAATTACGATCCGCCATCATGATGTTCGTGGTCACGTTGTCCACTGCGGTTCTCATTCTCAAAAACTCCCTTTCTAACTTGAGAATCGTTTTATGACTAAAACGATTGAACCACCACAGAACGGAAATGAGAAGAATCGATACTCCAGCGTATTCCACAATCGTGATCCAAAAATGATCCTGGCTTCCAACAGGAATAACGGAAGCGGTTTCGGTTGTTCTTAAAAGCTCCTTGAGTATTTCCGATTTGGATTGTCTAAAAATGGAAAGTTCTGAAAAGAAATCGGATTTTAAAAGAAAAGTAATTTCTTTTTTCAGGTCCTTAGAACTTGAAATTTTTTCTTTCAATTCCTTCGTGTTTGTAGAAAAGGTTGAAATTTTTTGATCGAGTTTTTTAATCGCGGGCTCCTCTTCGGAATGAGATTCAAAAAGAGCGGATCTTAGATTTTTCAGATTTTTTTCTATTCCCTCCAAATCAGAAACGAGAGTTTCTTTGTCTTTCTCGAAGGATATATGGAGCGAAAATTCTCCAATCGATTCCTCCGTTTTTAATAGAATTTCGTAGAAGTGTCGCGCCGATTCTAGATATTTTGTCGAATGAGCTTCCGTTTCAGAATGTACATTCCGAAAATTCTGAATCGATAAAAAAACAAACCCGTTTATTGTGATAGCTAAGCCGATCCAAACACCTAAATTTTTTCGAAACATTTGATCTCTCCATATTCAAAATTTATAAAATTTATTTCTCTGAAAATTTAACCCGATTTAACGACAAGCTCCTTGTTTTTGGATTGTTCTTGGTCTCGGATCGAATTGTATAAACCGGGGACGTCGAGTATGAACGCGATTTCCCCACTTCCTAAAATCGAAGTGCCGCTAAAACATTTGATGCTTTTAAAAATTTCCGCCATAGGGCGGATAACGGATTGGATTTCTCCTTGTAGATCATTGACCACAATTCCAAAGGACTTATCTTCATATTCTAAAATTAGTATATTCTCTTTATAGAATGTATTGGTCTCCAGGGAAAGAAAACTGGAAAGATGGAGGATCGGTAGAAGTTCATCTCGCAGATTCATGGTCCCTGAAAAGGAGCCGTTTAAAACGACTTTGGATTCCACCGTCTCCCGAACCATCTGCATCGGAACTATGAAAAATAGGCCAGACGCCCTGACTAAAAAACCGTCTATGATAGCGAGGGTAAGAGGCAAACGAATGTGAAAGGAACTCCCTTGGTCTTTTGCCGTTTGGATTTGAACGGTTCCTCTTAAGGATTCAATATTTTTTAAAACGACATCCATACCTACACCTCTT
Protein-coding regions in this window:
- a CDS encoding methyl-accepting chemotaxis protein, which produces MFRKNLGVWIGLAITINGFVFLSIQNFRNVHSETEAHSTKYLESARHFYEILLKTEESIGEFSLHISFEKDKETLVSDLEGIEKNLKNLRSALFESHSEEEPAIKKLDQKISTFSTNTKELKEKISSSKDLKKEITFLLKSDFFSELSIFRQSKSEILKELLRTTETASVIPVGSQDHFWITIVEYAGVSILLISVLWWFNRFSHKTILKLEREFLRMRTAVDNVTTNIMMADRNFDIVYMNKAIREMFGKAETDIKKQLLNFNLTDLIGTNIDTFHKNPAHQRGLLNQLTGTFRSSISIGGRDFNLIANPITDVNGNRLGTVVEWSDVTEQNKIQQQRKIENEELTRVKVALDNVTTNIMMADRNLDIVYMNKSIRSMFHIAETDIRKQFSNFNPSSLIGTNIDTFHKNPSYQRGLLNKFTDTFRSSINIGGRQFNLIANPIIDEAGDRLGSVVEWSDVTEQNKIAEQRRIENEELIRVKVALDNTSTNIMIADNEFNIRYMNKAVVEMFQIGEADIKKQFAHFNIKTLIGSSIDQFHKNPAHQRGVLSNFIGIHKATIKIGGRTFNLIANPIVDTNGKRLGSVVEWSDVTNELAVQDEVEGIVSAAAKGNFMTRISLDSKTGFFLNLSQSLNQLLEVSNVGLNEVVEALERISAGNLTQKITNEYHGTFGKLKEYSNTTMDKLNDIIGDIIVRSSSLVTSASEVSSTANSLSQGASEQAASVEETTSSLEEMTASIDQNAHNSRQTEQISSKSSKDAEEGGTSVIETVKAMKQIAEKISIIEDIAYQTNLLALNAAIEAARAGDHGKGFAVVASEVRKLAERSQKSANEISSLAGSSVAIAEKAGELISQIVPSIRKTADLVQEITAASDEQAAGVSEINKAMGQLDQVSQQNASASEELAAISEEMNAQAEQLRESVLFFKILEKDGKKMTNGGGLLYKESTGMLKTTPTTRKELAKSESAGMSVPEKFEKY